The sequence TATTAAATTTGAAATAAGTATTGACGCCAAAGAAGTATCCATTATTACTTGCAGACTTTCTTCTTCTTCAATAGCGATTTTTATCTGTTTATATTCTGCAAAATCTTCAAAATTGGCCCAGCTCTCTTTACCCAATTCATTAATAGAAATAAGGGATTGACCCAGAAACTGCTTGTTTTCAATCTTCGCCAACAGTAGTTAGGATTTGTTTAGTTGCGTTAAACGTTCAACCATATTTATTACTTCGGCTATGGTGTTTGCATCTGCATCCTTTAAGTTTTCAGACTCCAGCAAAAGTTCCAGTTTATTGGCAATTATAGCCAACGGAGTTTGCAGTTCGTGCGAAGCATTTTCAGTAAACTGCTTTTGCGATTTATAGGCCTCGCGAGAGTGACTTATAAGCGCATTGGAGGCTTTTTGCAGTTCAACAAATTCAGCTGTTTTTGTGGGAATGTTTATGCTTGTTTCCTCTTTATCTACTCTATAATTTTTCAACCTATTCAAAATATCATAAAAGGGGTTCCACACTTTACGTAGAATTACGTTATTTATAATAATTGTGCTTCCCACCAAGATGAGGAAAAGCCAAACAACGCTCCAAAAAGAGTCTTCAATTAGATCGTCCTCCTCAACCAAAGAAGAGATTACCTTAAGCCTATAATAATTGTTTTGATACTGAAATGCAGAATGCAAAATACGCACCGGCTCTAAATCGTCTTCATTGGCGCGATACATTAAAGTATCTTTATAAACATCTCGTTGGGACAGTGCTTCTTTTTTAGAAATAGGGTGTATTTCAAAATTATTACCTCCAAATTGTCTTTGAAGAAGTAAGGTAGAATCTGTCCGCACTTTTTGGATAAGCAGCAACTTGTTGTTTTGCAGCCCATCATCAATACTATCCCGAATTTCATCTTTTAGGTTGAAATAGAAGATAACCGCCCAAATTCCAATTATAAAAAGAAAGGCCAGAGAAAGATAGATAAGGGAGCGGTTTAAAAGTTTCATTGTTCAATCAATTTATAACCTACACCATAAACGGACTCAATGCTCACGTCTGTCGAGGATTCCTGTAATTTTTTTCTCAAATTTTTTATTTGATAATAGATAAAATCGAAATTATCTGCTTGGTCTATCTGATCGCCCCAAACGTATTCTGCCAGAGCTGTTTTTGTAATAAGACGGTTTTTATTGAGTAGGAAATAGTTTAGTATATCAAACTCCTTTCTGTTAAGATGGATGGGCTGTTGGTTTACAAAAAGTGTTCGCTCGTCAA comes from Aequorivita sublithincola DSM 14238 and encodes:
- a CDS encoding HAMP domain-containing histidine kinase, which gives rise to MKLLNRSLIYLSLAFLFIIGIWAVIFYFNLKDEIRDSIDDGLQNNKLLLIQKVRTDSTLLLQRQFGGNNFEIHPISKKEALSQRDVYKDTLMYRANEDDLEPVRILHSAFQYQNNYYRLKVISSLVEEDDLIEDSFWSVVWLFLILVGSTIIINNVILRKVWNPFYDILNRLKNYRVDKEETSINIPTKTAEFVELQKASNALISHSREAYKSQKQFTENASHELQTPLAIIANKLELLLESENLKDADANTIAEVINMVERLTQLNKS